A part of Eremothecium sinecaudum strain ATCC 58844 chromosome VII, complete sequence genomic DNA contains:
- the ADK2 gene encoding adenylate kinase ADK2 (Syntenic homolog of Ashbya gossypii AGR115C; Syntenic homolog of Saccharomyces cerevisiae YER170W (ADK2)) has product MSSQKPLRLLLLSYPGAGKGTLSSRLLKRMPHINYVSSGDLLRREIAIKSPLGIQASSFISKGLLLPDNMITSVIMDHLKVNSLLSGETSWLLDGFPRTIGQALSLDNELVKYNSSLNLVVEIDVPQAVILKRISSRYIHLASGRVYNLDYNPPKTPGIDDITGEPLTKRSDDTIEVVQNRLNEYSKTITPLREFYEQKGILRVVSGETSDITYPLLEKLVEKELAT; this is encoded by the coding sequence ATGAGCTCCCAAAAACCTCTACGTCTACTGCTACTAAGTTACCCAGGCGCTGGAAAGGGCACATTGAGTAGCAGGCTGCTCAAGCGCATGCCTCATATCAATTATGTTTCTTCTGGTGACCTTCTACGTCGCGAAATCGCTATAAAAAGCCCTCTAGGGATTCAGGCATCATCATTCATCTCCAAGGGTCTGTTATTGCCCGATAATATGATAACTAGTGTAATTATGGACCATCTAAAAGTCAATTCTCTCCTAAGTGGCGAAACTTCTTGGCTGTTGGACGGATTTCCACGAACCATCGGGCAAGCTCTGTCGCTCGACAATGAACTAGTAAAATATAATTCAAGCCTTAACCTTGTTGTCGAAATTGATGTCCCTCAAGCTGTGATTCTGAAGCGTATTTCTTCCAGATATATCCACCTTGCGAGTGGCAGAGTATATAATTTAGACTATAATCCGCCAAAAACGCCTGGAATCGACGATATTACCGGTGAACCCCTCACCAAGCGCTCTGATGATACCATAGAGGTCGTTCAGAACAGATTAAATGAATATAGCAAGACTATAACTCCTTTAAGGGAGTTCTATGAGCAAAAAGGTATTCTACGTGTAGTTAGTGGGGAAACCTCCGATATAACCTATCCATTGTTGGAAAAACTTGTGGAGAAAGAGCTTGCAACCTAG
- the MSH6 gene encoding mismatch repair ATPase MSH6 (Syntenic homolog of Ashbya gossypii AGR116W; Syntenic homolog of Saccharomyces cerevisiae YDR097C (MSH6)), with protein sequence MPPSTPKSARTTTGCLSSGKKRLKQATLTSFFKKASASGTPNSTVKAGKEPFASSNCGTPTKANELKLFIGDEDSVNDTTYVTANDGDISMDLSLPRETTSAQTQESSEEKDGSNVSTVLDSDDTCRKSKRIKSYAEDSGDEDEIPLGKRRKAKKRSAADSDDDDDDIYVPDKLDSPEDDFVGILDDDENVDILQLGSKTQSTTLGKNRPAARTTKVQSSVGSGGAIKRLKSESPVKHKKFAKVNEERYQWLVDERDEDGRSPSDPDYNPRTLFIPDSAWASFTAFERQYWEIKSKMWDCIIFFKKGKFFELYEKDARLANQLFDLKIVGGGRANMQLAGIPEMSFDYWASQFIQHGYKVGKVDQRESMLAKEMREGNKGIVKRELELVLTSGTLTDIGMLKSDMATYCLAVREEPIDFYTVEEGGDPLPASQQMGRLFGVAFVDTATGHINVLEFQDDLECSQLDTLMAQVKPKEVIIEKRNLSAIAQKIVKFNSQPDSIFNNRSSEEFYDFEKTFDELTTHDYFPSMEEWPPVLTRYYEEGKKVGFHAFGGLLSYLQWLKLDQSLISMGQVSEYSPARSQVSLMLDGVTLQNLEIFANSFDGTDKGTLFKLLNRALTPMGKRAMRNWVMHPLLQKEQIESRFDSVDLLLNNMNLRSKIESAFTGLPDLERQLARIHSSSLKIKDFDKVISGFERLSELIEDLSKEELVGSLAAFVNTIPVSLSQDIEAWTQVYDRRRAIEEGCIILNKGIEPEFDDSIHKLDCLEEELNTVLQEYKKQFKCSSIKYKDSGKELYTIEMPISVCGKVPSNWTQMGSNKSTKRYYSPEVKALARSVAEARELHKVIEESLKSRLYEKFFAKYNTTWLPTIKAVADIDCILSLALTSESLGFPACRPKFFDEIDELTGEMLNGFVSFKELRHPCFNMGSNTAVDFIPNDIELGRNTAQIGLLTGANAAGKSTVLRMTCVAVILAQLGCYVPCESAELTPIDRIMTRLGANDNIIQGKSTFFVELSETKRILDMATNRSLLVLDELGRGGSSSDGFAIAEGVLHHIATHIQSLGFFATHYGGLGKSFEHHPMVKPLKMTILVDDESRKVTFLYKLADGQSEGSFGMHVASMCGIPIEVVDNAEKAADDFEHTSRLLKERKMYLKDTHLIPLGLQSDIVRLCFGDGLKNNSKGTGEDVKNYTSNIKSKVLSTMISIIDGLNEE encoded by the coding sequence ATGCCGCCATCTACTCCTAAATCAGCGAGGACGACAACTGGATGTCTTTCATCAGGCAAAAAAAGGTTAAAACAGGCTACTTTAACGTCGTTTTTTAAGAAGGCTAGTGCTAGTGGAACCCCGAATTCGACTGTTAAAGCTGGAAAAGAGCCATTTGCATCGTCTAATTGTGGTACTCCTACTAAAGCCAATGAATTGAAGCTATTTATTGGCGATGAAGATAGTGTGAATGATACAACGTACGTGACGGCCAATGACGGTGACATCTCAATGGACCTATCCCTTCCTAGGGAGACTACCTCGGCTCAGACTCAGGAATCTTCTGAAGAAAAGGATGGTAGTAATGTTTCCACTGTTTTGGATAGTGATGATACCTGTAGGAAATCCAAACGTATAAAGTCTTACGCAGAGGACAGTGGCGACGAAGACGAGATACCTCTTGGTAAGCGTCGTAAAGCTAAAAAGCGGTCAGCTGCTGACAGcgatgacgatgatgacGATATTTATGTCCCAGATAAACTTGATAGCCCCGAGGACGACTTTGTTGGTATActtgatgatgatgaaaacgTAGATATTTTGCAATTGGGTTCGAAAACGCAATCGACGACACTAGGAAAGAACCGTCCTGCAGCCCGTACTACTAAAGTACAGTCCAGCGTTGGCTCTGGGGGAGCGATTAAACGTCTAAAGAGCGAGAGCCCTGTTAAGCATAAGAAGTTCGCGAAAGTCAACGAGGAAAGATATCAATGGTTGGTTGATGAGCGAGATGAAGATGGACGCAGTCCTTCCGATCCTGACTACAATCCTCGCACATTATTTATTCCGGATTCAGCTTGGGCCTCTTTTACTGCATTTGAGAGACAATATTGGGAAATTAAGTCCAAGATGTGGGACTGTATTATTTTCTTTAAAAAAGGTAAGTTCTTTGAATTGTATGAAAAAGATGCACGTCTAGCAAACCAGTTATTTGATCTTAAGATTGTGGGAGGAGGCAGGGCCAACATGCAGTTGGCTGGTATCCCAGAAATGTCTTTTGATTACTGGGCCAGTCAGTTTATTCAGCACGGGTACAAAGTAGGAAAAGTTGATCAACGCGAGTCAATGCTAGCCAAAGAGATGAGGGAAGGAAACAAAGGTATAGTGAAGAGAGAACTTGAACTGGTGTTGACATCTGGTACTTTGACTGATATTGGCATGTTGAAGAGTGATATGGCAACTTATTGTTTGGCGGTACGGGAAGAACCAATTGATTTCTATACTGTGGAAGAAGGTGGAGATCCGTTGCCTGCTTCTCAGCAGATGGGAAGGCTATTTGGTGTGGCTTTCGTCGATACAGCCACCGGTCACATCAATGTGTTGGAGTTTCAAGATGATTTAGAGTGTTCGCAGCTAGATACTCTTATGGCTCAAGTGAAGCCAAAGGAAGTGATTATTGAGAAGAGAAACCTATCTGCCATCGCGCAGAAAATCGTGAAGTTCAACTCTCAACCAGATAGTATATTCAATAACCGCTCTTCAGAAGAGTTTTATGACTTTGAGAAGACATTTGATGAACTAACAACTCATGACTATTTTCCTAGCATGGAAGAGTGGCCACCAGTGCTTACCAGATATTATGAAGAAGGCAAAAAGGTAGGATTTCATGCATTTGGAGGACTACTATCATATTTGCAGTGGCTGAAGCTCGACCAGTCACTAATTAGCATGGGGCAGGTAAGCGAATACAGCCCGGCACGGTCCCAGGTGTCATTGATGCTAGACGGTGTCACTCTTCAAAATTTAGAGATATTTGCTAATTCTTTTGATGGTACTGATAAGGGTACGTTATTTAAGTTATTAAATCGTGCTTTAACTCCAATGGGCAAAAGAGCAATGAGGAATTGGGTAATGCATCCTCTGTTGCAAAAGGAGCAAATTGAGTCAAGATTTGATTCCGTAGATCTGCTTCTGAATAATATGAACTTGAGGTCTAAAATAGAATCTGCTTTTACCGGTCTACCTGATTTGGAGAGACAATTGGCACGTATTCATTCTAGCTCGCTTAAAATTAAAGACTTCGACAAAGTAATTAGCGGTTTTGAAAGGCTAAGTGAGTTAATAGAGGACTTAAGCAAAGAGGAATTAGTGGGATCTTTGGCTGCTTTTGTTAATACAATACCTGTCTCTTTATCCCAAGATATTGAAGCATGGACACAGGTTTATGATCGTCGGCGAGCTATTGAAGAGGGGTGTATTATTCTCAATAAAGGCATTGAACCTGAATTTGACGACTCGATTCACAAATTGGATTGCCTAGAGGAGGAATTGAATACAGTGTTACAAGAGTATAAGAAACAATTCAAATGCTCATCGATTAAATACAAAGACAGCGGCAAGGAGCTTTATACTATTGAGATGCCTATTTCTGTATGTGGTAAAGTTCCTTCAAATTGGACACAAATGGGCTCTAACAAGTCAACTAAGAGGTATTATTCTCCTGAAGTAAAAGCGTTAGCCAGATCTGTAGCAGAAGCTAGAGAATTACACAAGGTTATTGAAGAGAGCTTAAAGAGTAGGTTGTACGAAAAGTTTTTCGCTAAATACAATACTACCTGGCTTCCTACTATAAAAGCAGTTGCAGACATAGATTGTATCCTTTCTCTTGCTCTCACATCTGAATCATTAGGGTTCCCAGCTTGCAGACCAAAATTCTTCgatgaaattgatgaaCTAACGGGCGAAATGCTGAATGGCTTTGTTTCGTTTAAAGAATTAAGGCATCCATGCTTTAACATGGGTTCTAACACCGCTGTTGATTTTATACCAAATGATATTGAGTTGGGTCGTAACACCGCTCAGATAGGGTTATTAACAGGTGCTAATGCGGCCGGGAAATCCACCGTACTTAGAATGACCTGTGTAGCAGTCATTCTTGCTCAGTTAGGTTGTTATGTGCCTTGCGAATCTGCAGAATTAACACCTATAGATCGCATTATGACTAGACTGGGTGCCAATGATAACATTATACAGGGGAAGTCTACTTTCTTTGTTGAATTGAGTGAAACTAAAAGGATATTGGATATGGCAACAAATAGGTCACTACTTGTCTTAGATGAACTGGGAAGAGGTGGCTCCTCGAGTGATGGATTTGCCATTGCGGAAGGAGTTTTGCACCATATTGCTACCCATATCCAAAGTTTAGGGTTCTTCGCTACCCACTATGGTGGACTAGGTAAATCATTTGAACACCATCCAATGGTTAAACCCTTAAAAATGACAATTCTAGTTGATGATGAGTCAAGGAAAGTAACTTTCCTTTATAAGTTGGCAGACGGACAAAGTGAGGGTTCGTTTGGTATGCATGTGGCCTCCATGTGTGGTATCCCAATTGAAGTTGTGGATAATGCGGAAAAAGCTGCTGACGACTTTGAACACACATCTAGACTATTAAAAGAACGCAAAATGTATCTGAAGGATACGCACCTCATCCCATTGGGATTACAAAGTGATATAGTTAGATTATGTTTTGGGGATGGGTTGAAGAATAACTCAAAAGGGACAGGGGAAGATGTCAAGAACTATACTTCAAATATTAAATCTAAAGTTCTTTCTACCATGATATCGATTATAGATGGATTAAATGAAGAGTAG
- the RAD3 gene encoding TFIIH/NER complex ATP-dependent 5'-3' DNA helicase subunit RAD3 (Syntenic homolog of Ashbya gossypii AGR114C; Syntenic homolog of Saccharomyces cerevisiae YER171W (RAD3)) yields the protein MKFFIDDLPILFPYPKIYPEQYQYMCDIKKTLDIGGNSILEMPSGTGKTVSLLSLTIAYQMHYPEHRKIIYCSRTMSEIEKALVELESLMDYRSKELGYQEEFRGLGLTSRKNLCLNPRVSKERKGAVVDEKCRRMTNGQARERKQRDPEANVELCEYHENMYNFEVQDYLPLGVYSFEKLLKVCEDKTICPYFTVRRMISMCNIIIYSYHYLLDPKIKVRVSKELQKDSIVIFDEAHNIDNVCIESLSLDLTKDMLKKATRGASTLSKKIEEVRRVDTQKLQDEYQKLVQGLQLTDILNEEEDPLVENPVLSKDVLREAVPGNIRRAEHFVSFLKRFIEYLKTRMKILHVVSETPNSFLQHLKQLTFIERKPLRFCAERLSLLVRTLEITEIEEFSALKDIATFATLISTYEDGFLLIIEPYEIENAAVPNPIMRFACLDGSIAIKSVFEMFSSVIITSGTISPLDMYPKMLNFETVIQKSYSMTLAQKSFLPIIVTKGSDQVAISSRFEIRNDPSIVRNYGSLLVEFAKITPDGMVVFFPSYLYMESIISTWQTMGILDEVWKYKLILVETPDAQETSLALETYRKACSNGRGAILMSVARGKISEGIDFDHHYGRTVLMIGIPFQYTESRILKARLEFLRETYQIRENDFLSFDAMRHAAQCLGRVLRGKDDYGVMVLADRRFSRKKNQLPKWIAQGLSDADLNLSTDMAIANTKQFLRTMAQATDPKDQENVSLWNIKQLLAYQEEQKKKNQQLAMVEDKNEDVEMKDA from the coding sequence ATGAAATTCTTTATCGATGATCTTCCTATCTTATTCCCCTATCCAAAGATTTATCCTGAGCAATATCAGTATATGTGTGATATTAAGAAGACTCTAGATATTGGAGGGAATAGTATTCTGGAAATGCCTTCTGGGACAGGTAAAACTGTCTCTTTATTGTCATTGACGATTGCATACCAGATGCACTATCCAGAGCATCGAAAGATTATCTATTGTTCTCGTACTATGTCGGAGATTGAGAAAGCATTGGTAGAATTGGAATCACTTATGGATTATAGGTCTAAAGAACTAGGTTATCAAGAGGAGTTCAGAGGATTGGGTTTAACGAGTAGAAAGAATCTCTGTTTGAACCCTAGAGTTAGTAAGGAGAGGAAAGGAGCTGTTGTGGATGAGAAATGTCGTCGTATGACAAATGGTCAAGCTCGGGAACGGAAGCAGCGTGACCCAGAGGCGAACGTTGAATTATGTGAATACCATGAAAACATGTATAATTTTGAAGTGCAGGACTATCTACCCTTGGGTGTTTATTCATTTGAGAAGCTACTAAAAGTCTGCGAGGATAAGACTATTTGCCCGTACTTTACGGTACGTCGTATGATTTCGATGTGTAATATTATCATTTATTCGTATCACTACTTGTTGGACCCAAAAATTAAGGTTAGAGTGTCGAAAGAATTGCAAAAGGACTCTATAGTGATATTTGACGAAGCGCACAATATAGATAATGTCTGTATTGAGTCTTTGTCTTTGGATTTAACGAAGGATATGCTAAAAAAGGCGACTCGAGGAGCTAGCACACTCAGTAAGAAAATTGAAGAGGTTCGTCGAGTTGATACTCAGAAACTTCAAGATGAATATCAGAAGCTAGTGCAAGGGTTACAGCTTACTGATATATTaaatgaagaagaagaccCTCTTGTGGAGAACCCTGTATTGTCAAAGGATGTTCTTCGGGAAGCTGTACCTGGTAATATAAGGAGAGCTGAGCATTTTGTTTCATTCTTAAAGAGATTTATTGAGTACTTGAAAACCAGAATGAAGATTCTCCATGTTGTCTCAGAAACTCCGAATTCCTTTCTACAGCATTTAAAACAATTGACATTCATTGAAAGAAAGCCTCTGAGGTTTTGCGCTGAAAGACTTTCGCTACTAGTGAGGACTCTAGAGATAACTgaaattgaagaatttTCTGCATTGAAAGACATTGCAACGTTTGCAACTCTTATTTCTACATACGAAGATGGATTTTTGTTAATTATTGAGCCCTATGAAATAGAGAATGCTGCAGTTCCAAATCCGATCATGAGATTTGCATGTTTAGATGGATCTATTGCGATAAAGTCAGTTTTTGAAATGTTTTCCTCTGTGATTATAACATCCGGTACCATTTCTCCACTTGACATGTACCCCAAAATGTTGAACTTTGAGACTGTTATACAAAAGTCATATTCCATGACGTTAGCTCAGAAGTCGTTTTTACCTATTATTGTTACAAAAGGATCAGATCAGGTTGCTATTTCTTCAAGATTTGAAATCAGAAACGATCCGTCGATTGTACGTAACTATGGTTCCTTATTAGTGGAGTTTGCGAAAATCACACCGGATGGAATGGTAGTGTTCTTCCCCTCATATCTATATATGGAATCTATTATATCAACATGGCAAACAATGGGTATTTTGGATGAGGTCTGGAAGTACAAGTTGATTCTTGTGGAAACTCCAGATGCACAGGAAACCTCTCTGGCGTTGGAAACGTACAGAAAAGCATGTTCTAATGGTCGGGGTGCAATCTTGATGTCTGTTGCTCGTGGTAAGATTTCTGAAGGTATTGATTTTGACCATCACTATGGAAGGACTGTATTGATGATTGGTATACCTTTTCAGTATACCGAATCTCGTATTCTAAAGGCAAGACTGGAATTCCTTCGAGAGACCTATCAAATAAGAGAAAACGACTTCTTATCCTTTGATGCCATGAGGCACGCTGCTCAATGTCTAGGTAGAGTTCTTAGAGGTAAAGATGATTATGGTGTTATGGTGTTGGCTGATCGTCGATTCTCGAGGAAAAAGAACCAGTTGCCGAAATGGATTGCGCAGGGATTGTCTGATGCTGATTTAAACTTGTCAACCGATATGGCAATTGCAAATACAAAGCAATTCTTGCGTACGATGGCGCAAGCAACTGACCCTAAAGATCAAGAAAATGTTTCATTATGGAATATCAAGCAACTATTGGCATACCAAGAGGagcaaaagaagaagaatcAGCAACTAGCAATGGTTGAAGATAAAAACGAAGATGTTGAAATGAAGGATGCataa